From Deinococcus taeanensis, one genomic window encodes:
- a CDS encoding ABC transporter substrate-binding protein — translation MPHLPSRLTLLALTLGSAAGATSYPLTVTDDLGRSVTLKNEPKRIIAMLPSHTETLVAIGAGGKLVAVDRFSNYPRAVTDALPKMGSAFQPNLEAIVALKPDLVLADESAGSRLTEKLAAAGLTVYGGTGQTYNEVFEKIAVLGKLTNREAGATRLVTSMRSDLNILQQSVARLPKVSTYYEIDPSPYSVGPNSFIGTLITKAGGRTIVPAALGDFPKLDPELIVKTNPQVMVGLTLEDARRRPGWAGLGAVTAGRVFNPSPEERDALSRPGPRLPQALRALIRFLHPEALK, via the coding sequence ATGCCGCACCTTCCCTCACGCCTGACCCTGCTCGCCCTGACCCTCGGCTCCGCGGCCGGCGCAACGTCGTACCCGCTGACCGTGACAGACGATCTGGGCCGCTCGGTGACGCTGAAAAATGAACCGAAACGCATTATTGCCATGCTGCCCAGTCACACTGAAACCCTTGTGGCGATCGGCGCTGGCGGCAAGCTCGTGGCGGTGGACCGCTTCAGCAACTACCCGCGCGCCGTGACGGACGCCCTGCCGAAAATGGGCAGCGCATTCCAGCCGAACCTGGAAGCGATCGTGGCGCTGAAACCGGATCTGGTTCTGGCCGACGAGTCGGCCGGGTCACGACTGACGGAAAAGCTGGCCGCAGCAGGCCTCACCGTGTACGGCGGCACCGGGCAGACCTACAACGAGGTGTTCGAGAAGATCGCCGTGCTGGGGAAACTCACGAACCGCGAAGCGGGGGCCACGCGGCTGGTCACCAGCATGCGCAGCGACCTGAACATCCTGCAGCAGAGCGTGGCGCGTCTGCCGAAGGTCAGCACCTACTACGAGATTGACCCCAGCCCCTACTCGGTCGGCCCGAACTCGTTCATCGGCACGCTGATCACCAAGGCAGGCGGGCGCACCATCGTGCCGGCCGCCCTGGGCGACTTTCCGAAACTAGACCCGGAACTGATCGTGAAAACCAACCCGCAGGTCATGGTCGGCCTGACCCTTGAGGACGCCCGCAGGCGCCCCGGCTGGGCGGGCCTGGGCGCCGTCACGGCCGGCCGGGTCTTCAATCCCTCGCCGGAGGAACGCGACGCCCTGAGCCGGCCCGGGCCCCGGCTGCCGCAGGCCCTGCGCGCCCTGATCCGCTTCCTGCACCCCGAGGCGCTCAAGTGA